A single window of Micromonas commoda chromosome 6, complete sequence DNA harbors:
- a CDS encoding predicted protein, which translates to MAHVFVLGAAVGTIVVHIKKKAGGGGNDADLSSEERAKREADAAARVAGIEALLRDQAQKLEETKAAAELANKKAEMADLEGELLKQKLDAVITEKNSVERMLEDMAKKKDAAELAVQREASEKAKYVDENNALLNKVTVLNDARVADKHQYAVQVRKYRDELVAYTEKTPTEFLAEILALVSDMDNDVDIELVDAEVAAARLGNRTRVAKEEELKICSEWTHNPALAMANPQKLARLAGRVRVLDAPPPATASTSNAGGAAKVVNASGVSVSTTPEMAAKRRTALGALDQNATAAYSGSAMNKLQEQLDAIEFRLDKAAGKAAAMGASLLDTHFVDITPSASPLTSPKMLSAKKMSRSENDDGLVFQGGVGAKSAGGRTSGLSSRGAGFQAKASVNIGGFFGGRSSSAASAMTPTKQLKGMDVFDDFEPAPMGPRPSRAMAVLGK; encoded by the exons ATGGCTCacgtcttcgtcctcggcgccgcggtggggacCATAGTCG TCCACATCAAGAAGAAAGCCGGAGGTGGCGGGAACGATGCGGACCTCAGctccgaggagcgcgccaagcgcgaagccgacgccgccgcccgcgtcgccgggatCGAGGCGCTCCTTCGGGACCAGGCCCAAAAGCTCGAGGAgaccaaggctgccgccgaacTCGCCAATAAGAAGGCTGAGATGGCTGATCTAGAGGGCGAGCTCCTCAAGCAGAAGCTCGACGCAGTCATCACGGAGAAGAACTCGGTGGAGCGCATGCTGGAGGATAtggccaagaagaaggacgccgccgagctcgcaGTCCAGCGCGAGGCTTCCGAGAAGGCCAAGTACGTCGACGAGAACAACGCGTTGCTCAATAAGGTGACCGTGCTCAACGACGCCCGGGTCGCCGACAAACATCAGTACGCGGTGCAGGTTCGCAAGTACagggacgagctcgtggcgTACACGGAGAAGACCCCGACGGAGTTCCTGGCCGAGATATTGGCGCTGGTGAGCGACATGGACAACGACGTGGACATCGagctggtggacgccgaggttgccgccgcgaggctcgggaacaggacccgcgtcgccaaggaggaggagctcaagatcTGCTCCGAGTGGACCCAcaaccccgcgctcgcgatggccAACCCGCAAAAGCTGGCGAGGCTCGCCGGGAGGGTgcgcgtgctcgacgcgccgccgcccgcgaccgcgtccacgtccaacgcgggcggggccgCGAAGGTTGTCAACGCCAGCGGCGTCTCCGTCTCCACCACCCCGGAGATGGCGGCAAAGAGGcgcaccgcgctcggcgccctcgaccaaaacgccaccgccgcgtacaGCGGCAGCGCGATGAACAAGCTCCAGGAGCAGCTCGATGCCATCGAATTCCGACTGGACAAGGCTGCGGGCAAGGctgcggcgatgggcgcgtccCTCCTCGACACGCATTTCGTCGACATCACCCCGTCTGCGTCCCCGCTGACCTCCCCAAAGATGCTCTCCGCCAAGAAGATGTCAAGGTccgagaacgacgacgggctcgtGTTCCAGGGTGGAGTCGGCGCCAAGTCTGCGGGCGGGCGCACCAGCGGCCTCTCCTCCAGGGGAGCCGGCTTCCAGGCCAAGGCTTCGGTGAACATCGGCGGCTTCTTCGGCGGcaggtcctcctcggctgcgtcggcgatgacgccCACAAAGCAGCTCAAGGGCATGGACGTGTTCGACGACTTTGAGCCCGCGCCCATGGGCCCCAGGCCTTCGCGTGCGATGGCCGTCCTGGGCAAGTGA
- a CDS encoding SNF2 super family (SNF2 superfamily chromatin remodeling protein; predicted member of the imitation-switch (ISWI) class of ATP-dependent chromatin remodeling complexes protein involved in regulation of transcription), whose amino-acid sequence MSAEEAATTTREAEEAEEPVAPGGTEETPAVEDTTANDAEASPATADASEDPSGAEGAAAIALAKAEKARLRQLKKQQREEIEKVRLQQNAAIAKDNSGGKWKYLMQQTEVFSHFLAGTKAHNAKKGGRRSKQAEDAEDHELVEAAEEYHAVRLTVQPECIKFGKMREYQLAGLNWMIRLFDHGINGILADEMGLGKTLQTISLLGYLSEYRGITGPHMVVVPKSTLGNWMNEFKRWCPMIRPFKFHGNQEARAAQKAQYLDKNNAFDVCVTSYEMVIKEKNALKKFHWRYIIIDEAHRIKNENSRLSKVMRMFACNNRLLITGTPLQNNLHELWALLNFLLPEVFGDAGQFEEWFGTGTEGDNTEVVQQLHKVLRPFLLRRLKAEVEKNLPPKKEMILKVGMSEMQKEYYKRALQKDIQVVNSGGDRSRLLNMVMQLRKCCNHPYLFQGAEPGPPFFTDEHLVENSGKMVLLDKLLKKLKEKGSRVLIFSQMTRLLDILEDYLLFRRYKYCRIDGNTDGDTREDMIDSYNAPGSEKFVFLLSTRAGGLGINLTTADTVVIYDSDWNPQMDLQAMDRAHRIGQTKEVSVFRFCTDGSVEEKVIEKAYKKLALDALVIQQGRLQENQKNVNKEELLSMVRFGADKIFDGTTNSTITDEDIDTIIAKGEDETKLLNEKMAGFTDKALKFSMDADASLYEFEDKEAADSKEAFEGLDVKAVIAQGWIDPPKRERKKNYNESDYYRDVMNQGPRKPAASGPRILKLQNMSDFQFYEVPRITELYNKEVARKQYEWHREKQLEALQNNAVPQDLPPEEPTAPKPLTDAERDEYEQKLNGGFKDWNRRDFQAFCRAAEKYGRADAEGMASEIEGKTLEEVKEYNAVFWQRYTEIADYKRILGNIERGEAKLQRQNEMLKNVKRKLEMYKNPWRDLKLVYGSSSKVKSYTEEEDRFLLCSIPEVGFGNWEELKAQIRQHWLFRFDWFIKSRTPKELQRRIETLINLVEKEFEEVDKKRPAGGGGAPAAKKPKA is encoded by the exons ATGAGCGCGGAGgaagcggcgacgacgacgcgggaggccgaggaggccgaggagcccgtcgcccccggtgGGACCGAGGAGACCCCTGCGGTGGAGGATACAACGGccaacgacgcggaggcgtcccccgcgaccgccgacgcgagcgaagACCCCTCCGGTGCCGaaggtgccgccgcc atcgcgctcgccaaggcggagaaggctcGCCTCAGGCAGCTCAAGAAGCAGCAGagggaggagatcgagaagGTCCGCCTGCAGCagaacgccgcgatcgcgaag GATAACTCCGGCGGCAAGTGGAAGTATCTCATGCAGCAGACCGAGGTGTTCTCGCATTTCCTCGCGGGCACCAAGGCGCACAACGCAAAAAAAGGCGGGCGCCGTTCGAAGCAGGCTGAGGATGCCGAGGACCACGAGCTGgtggaagccgccgaggagtaCCACGCCGTGCGACTCACCGTTCAGCCCGAGTGCATCAAGTTCGGCAAGATGCGCGAGTACCAGCTCGCGGGTCTCAACTGGATGATCCGACTCTTCGATCACGGCATCAACGGCATCTTGGCGGACGAGATGGGTCTCGGCAAGACGCTTCAGACCATCTCGCTGCTTGGATACCTCAGCGAGTACCGCGGCATCACCGGACCGCACATGGTGGTGGTGCCCAAGTCCACGCTGGGTAACTGGATGAACGAGTTCAAGCGCTGGTGCCCCATGATCCGCCCGTTCAAGTTTCACGGCAAccaggaggcgagggcggcgcagAAGGCTCAGTACCTGGACAAGAACAACGCCTTCGACGTCTGCGTCACCTCCTACGAGATGGTGATCAAGGAGAAGAACGCACTCAAGAAGTTCCACTGGAGGTACATCatcatcgacgaggcgcacaGGATCAAGAACGAGAACTCCCGCCTGTCCAAGGTGATGCGCATGTTCGCCTGCAACAACCGTCTGCTCATCACCGGCACCCCGCTCCAGAACAACCTCCACGAGCTGTGGGCGCTTCTCAACTTCTTGCTCCCCGAGGTGTTCGGCGATGCGGGCCAGTTCGAGGAGTGGTTCGGCACCGGGACGGAGGGCGACAACACGGAGGTCGTGCAGCAGCTTCACAAGGTTCTCAGGCCcttccttctccgccgcctcaaGGCGGAGGTTGAGAAGAACCTGCCCCCAAAGAAGGAGATGATCCTCAAGGTCGGCATGTCTGAGATGCAGAAGGAGTACTACAAGCGCGCGCTCCAAAAGGACATCCAGGTCGTGAACAGTGGCGGAGACAGGAGCAGGCTTCTGAACATGGTGATGCAGCTGCGCAAGTGCTGCAACCACCCGTACCTGTTCcagggcgccgagcccggCCCCCCCTTCTTCACCGACGAGCACCTGGTGGAGAACTCTGGCAAGATGGTCCTGCTCGATAAGCTGCTCAAGaagctcaaggagaaggGCAGCCGCGTCCTCATCTTCTCTCAGATGACCCGCCTCCTCGATATCCTAGAGGATTACCTCCTATTCCGTCGATACAAGTATTGCCGCATCGACGGCAacaccgacggcgacaccCGCGAGGACATGATCGACTCGTACAACGCGCCGGGCTCCGAGAAGTTCGTCTTCCTCCTCTCCACTCGTGCGGGCGGCTTGGGTATCAACCTCACCACCGCCGACACCGTGGTCATCTACGACAGCGACTGGAACCCGCAGATGGACCTCCAGGCGATGGATCGCGCGCACCGCATCGGCCAGACCAAGGAGGTCAGCGTGTTCCGATTCTGCACCGACGGATCCGTCGAGGAGAAGGTGATCGAGAAGGCGTACAAGAAgctggcgctcgacgcgctcgtgatCCAGCAGGGCCGCCTGCAGGAGAACCAGAAGAATGTCAACAAGGAAGAGCTCCTCTCCATGGTGCGGTTCGGCGCCGATAAGATCTTCGACGGTACCACCAACAGCACCAtcaccgacgaggacatTGACACCATCATCGCcaagggcgaggacgagaccAAGCTCCTCAACGAGAAGATGGCGGGTTTCACCGACAAGGCTCTCAAGTTCTccatggacgcggacgctTCCCTCTACGAGTTCGAGGACAAGGAAGCCGCGGACAGCAAGGAGGCATTCGAGGGTCTCGACGTGAAGGCTGTCATCGCTCAGGGATGGATCGACCCCCCCAAGCGCGAGCGCAAGAAGAACTACAACGAGTCCGACTACTACCGCGACGTGATGAACCAGGGTCCCCGCaagcccgccgcgtccggcccCAGGATTCTCAAGCTCCAGAACATGTCCGACTTCCAGTTCTACGAGGTGCCCCGCATCACCGAGCTTTATAACAAGGAGGTGGCTCGCAAGCAGTACGAGTGGCACCGCGAGAAGCAGCTGGAGGCGCTGCAGAACAACGCCGTGCCCCAGGACTTACCCCCCGAGGAGCCCACCGCGCCCAAGCCCCTCACCGACGCTGAGCGCGACGAGTACGAGCAGAAGTTGAACGGCGGATTCAAGGATTGGAACCGCCGCGACTTCCAGGCGTTttgccgcgcggcggagaagtaCGGCcgggccgacgcggagggcatGGCGAGCGAGATTGAGGGCAAGACCCTCGAGGAGGTCAAGGAGTACAACGCCGTCTTCTGGCAGAGGTACACCGAGATTGCGGACTACAAGCGCATCCTGGGTAACATCGAGAGGGGCGAGGCGAAGCTCCAGCGCCAGAACGAGATGCTCAAGAACGTGAAGCGCAAGCTCGAGATGTACAAGAACCCGTGGAGGGACCTGAAGCTGGTGTACGGCAGCTCGTCCAAGGTTAAGTCCTAtaccgaggaggaggacaggTTCCTGCTGTGCTCCATCCCGGAGGTTGGGTTCGGGAACtgggaggagctcaaggcaCAGATCCGCCAGCACTGGCTCTTCCGCTTTGACTGGTTCATCAAGAGCCGAACCCCCAAGGAGCTTCAGAGGCGCATCGAGACCCTGATTAACCTCGTAGAGAAGGAGTTTGAAGAGGTGGACAAGAAACGgccggcgggaggcggcggcgcccccgcggcgaagaagcccAAGGCTTAA
- a CDS encoding predicted protein: MPTNYVNFKGAADFRMRLICATLGSRALRCVPAAPRRHRPFVARQSRTSDEKAPRRRRRRHLTVARSLPATPRRIDDIRVNDQNPGVRDYEASLLRLLDKLTNGMKVEINETGTTLKYKPGIVTGGRRISHDCGTARAIGYFLEVVIPICLFAKKPVDLTLTGITNDETDVSVDTIRTVTLPMIKRQFGVDDGLALTIVKRGVAPGGGGEINIKLPIAKELKNVDWTDEGMVKRVRGVAFTLRVSPQTGNRLVDASRGVLNDFLPDVYIFTDHHPGDAKNGQRNKTSPGFGLSLVAETTTGCLLSVDCASTSGSAAKEAGHSIFQVDENSGSSSDEDSDDYSQESGSDDSDQEEEDDEGSDEDEEMEEEDDDEEKDEEEMDSDEDDPAAAEEAERERRREEKEKRREHRVEFKARMERAKGGVMVPEDLGKTITEALVAEIARGGVCDSTHQPLVLLLMAIGPDMLTKARLGPLTPRAIQTLRIIRAVLGVTFNLEEQPQTGTVMCMTVGAGIKNIARRAT, translated from the coding sequence ATGCCCACCAACTACGTGAACTTCAAGGGCGCAGCGGACTTCCGCATGCGCCTGATATGCGCAACTCTGGGCAGCCGTGCGCTCAGGTGCGTCCCGgccgcccctcgccgtcaccgccccttcgtcgcgcgccagTCCCGGACATCTGATGAGAaggcgcctcgccgccgccgccgccgtcacctaACCGTCGCCCGTTCCCTCCCCGCGACACCCCGCAGGATCGACGACATCCGGGTCAACGACCAGAACCCCGGCGTGAGGGACTACGAGGCATCGCTGCTTCGCCTGCTGGACAAGCTGACGAACGGCATGAAGGTTGAGATCAACGAGACGGGCACCACGCTCAAGTACAAGCCCGGCATCGTGACGGGAGGCAGGCGCATCTCGCACGACtgcggcaccgcgcgcgcgatcggatACTTCCTCGAGGTGGTGATTCCGATCTGCCTCTTCGCGAAGAAACCGGTTGACCTCACCCTGACCGGCATAACCAACGACGAGACGGACGTCTCCGTCGACACCATCCGCACCGTCACGCTGCCGATGATCAAGCGCCagttcggcgtcgacgacgggctcgcGCTGACCATCGTCAAGAGGGGGGTCGCgccgggaggcggcggcgaaatcAACATCAAGCTCCCCATcgcgaaggagctcaagaACGTCGACTGGACCGACGAGGGTATGGTGAAGAGGGTGCGCGGGGTGGCGTTCACGCTGCGAGTCTCGCCGCAGACGGGGAATCGCCTCGTGGATGCGTCGCGAGGCGTGCTCAACGATTTCCTCCCCGACGTGTACATCTTCACGGACCACCACCCGGGCGATGCGAAGAACGGGCAGCGAAACAAGACGTCCCCGGGGTTCGGGCTTAGCCTAGTGGCCGAGACCACGACCGGGTGCCTTCTCAGCGTCGACTGCGCGAGCACCTCTGGATCTGCGGCAAAGGAGGCCGGTCACTCGATTTTCCAAGTTGACGAGAACAGTGGCAGCAGCAGCGACGAGGATAGCGATGACTATAGCCAGGAGTCGGGTAGCGACGATAGCGaccaggaggaggaggatgacgagggcagcgacgaggacgaggaaatggaggaggaagatgacgacgaggagaaggatgaggaggaaatggacagcgacgaggatgatccggcggctgcggaggaggcggagagggagcGTAGACGCGAAGAGAAGGAAAAGAGGAGGGAGCACAGGGTCGAGTTTAAGGCCCGGATGGAGCGTGCCAAGGGCGGTGTGATGGTCCCCGAGGACCTGGGTAAGACGATCACGGAGGCGCTGGTCGCGGAGATTGCCCGGGGAGGCGTGTGCGACAGCACGCACCAGCCGCTTGTGCTGCTCCTCATGGCCATCGGGCCTGACATGCTCACCAAAGCCCGGCTCGGACCGCTCACGCCGAGGGCGATCCAGACGCTGCGGATCATCAGGGCTGTCCTGGGGGTGACTTTCAACCTCGAGGAGCAGCCGCAGACCGGCACGGTGATGTGCATGACGGTCGGCGCTGGTATCAAGAACATCGCTCGCAGGGCAACCTAG
- a CDS encoding predicted protein, whose protein sequence is MSAIGTQLAPVVAPVVGAPTRRSRPRGMRVVAMGGRMDGTAGSLFGGGKKKADGANLPPSGYRSRTDIPKMLNNTPHPREVRKWFYDDCRESVVAAVTGANPKTRVKAFIEFPELNVNGDVYRIGTLLELVREVAMALAADGKRVRVCVQGSMGQGVFQGLPLSLSGVARILDMMDWGDADEFIARGSIGGDVPRPDDAYFILISPQNIVGYSVLPYLQEMEKAAGDRPIIMINPKLGDIQSAGNVMSIRGRGERREYVEKTWEEVYHFRLLYKKPFFFPIYGALRYGTGGMWELYKKFGKMEQEEWKLLRTYDDGEPGAAEITKRILAKD, encoded by the coding sequence ATGTCCGCCATCGGCACTCAGCTCGCCCCGGTCGTCGCCCCGGTCGTCGGGGCGCCCACCCGCCGGTCTAGACCCCGCGGcatgcgcgtcgtcgccatgggAGGTCGGATGGACGGCACCGCAGGCTCGCTGTTCGGCGGgggcaagaagaaggcggacgGGGCTAACCTTCCGCCTTCGGGGTACAGGTCCCGCACCGATATACCCAAGATGCTCAACAACACCCCGCACCCGAGGGAGGTCAGGAAGTGGTTCTACGACGACTGCAGGGAGTCCGTGGTGGCGGCAGTGACTGGTGCGAACCCCAAGACGAGGGTCAAGGCGTTCATCGAGTTCCCCGAGCTGAACGTCAACGGAGACGTGTACCGCATCGGAACTCTCCTCGAGCTGGTTCGCGAGGTGGcgatggcgctcgccgccgacggcaagcGCGTGAGAGTGTGCGTGCAGGGCTCCATGGGACAGGGCGTGTTTCAGGGTCTGCCCTTATCCCTATCGGGCGTGGCCAGGATCTTGGACATGATGGActggggcgacgcggatgagTTCATCGCCCGAGggtccatcggcggcgacgtcccgcgacccgacgacgcgtacTTCATCCTCATCTCCCCGCAGAACATCGTGGGATACAGCGTCCTGCCTTACCTGCAGGAgatggagaaggcggcgggggaccgCCCGATCATCATGATCAATCCCAAGCTGGGCGACATACAGAGCGCGGGGAACGTCATGAGCATCAGGGGCCGGGGGGAGAGGCGGGAGTACGTCGAGAAGACGTGGGAGGAGGTGTACCACTTCAGGCTGCTGTACAAGAAACCGTTTTTCTTCCCGATCTACGGCGCGCTGAGGTACGGCACCGGGGGTATGTGGGAGCTGTACAAGAAATTCGGAAAGATGGAGCAGGAGGAGTGGAAGCTCCTGAGGACctacgacgacggcgaacccggcgcggcggagattaCCAAACGGATCCTCGCGAAAGACTGA
- a CDS encoding predicted protein, with amino-acid sequence MGTFTVTIDNKKKFGGNMRAFGVNAAAGKMRAFGDAAPRQTSALNRLSGGVIKRGIGSRLGDSAGKWKHDLFDSPGSNDLRSRLDGGRGSGGRFGAGGGRGGAGGRGDDLRSRIVREVHGGRGGRGGRGGRGGRGGMRIDHMGDRGGRGSVVEFLRGIGLARYTATFQEEEIDMDALTHLRRRSWLR; translated from the exons ATGGGGACGTTCACGGTGACCATCGACAACAAGAAGAAGTTCGGGGGCAACatgcgcgcgttcggcgtgAACGCGGCTGCGGGAAAGATGCGAGccttcggcgacgccgcaccCAGGCAGACCTCGGCCCTCAACAG GCTATCCGGTGGCGTGATCAAGAGGGGTATAGGCTCAAGGCTCGGTGATTCCGCTGGAAAGTGGAAGCACGATCTCTTCGATTCCCCGGGCAGCAACGACCTGCGCTCGAGACTCGACGGAGGTCGAGGATCGGGGGGCAGATttggcgcgggaggcggacgcggcggtgccggaGGCCGGGGCGACGACCTGAGGAGTAGgatcgtccgcgaggtccaCGGCGGCCGTGgaggccgcggtggccgtggaggccgcggcggccgtggGGGCATGCGCATCGACCACatgggcgaccgcggcggcagaGGGTCCGTGGTGGAGTTCCTGAGGGGCATTGGTTTGGCCAGGTACACGGCAACATtccaggaggaggagatcgacaTGGACGCGCTGACGCACCTGA GAAGAAGATCATGGCTGCGTTGA
- a CDS encoding hydroxyacylglutathione hydrolase (PATH: map00620 Pyruvate metabolism, S-(2-hydroxyacyl)glutathione + H2O = glutathione + a 2-hydroxy carboxylate [RN:R04090]) — MEVYQFPCLQDNYSFLLHDPSTGATAVVDTPEVAPIEAALKEKGWKLTHILNTHHHWDHTGGNAELKARHGCVVIGPSGERKGEIPGADRAVREGDEVAVGNVVARVLDTPGHTAGHVVYHFPTEKKVFVGDTMFAMGCGRLFEGTADQMWSSIQKITAMPPDTEVFCAHEYTLSNAKFAVSVEPDNEALQARLREVEVKRAKGVPTVPTTVALELATNPFCRPDSVLLRRTLGLEGADDVAVFAETRRRKDNF; from the coding sequence ATGGAGGTTTACCAGTTTCCGTGTCTGCAGGACAACTACTCGTTCCTTCTGCACGATCcctccaccggcgcgaccgcggtggTCGACACCCCCGAGGTGGCACCCATTGAGGCTGCGCTGAAGGAGAAGGGCTGGAAGCTCACCCACATCCTCAACACTCACCACCACTGGGATCACACCGGCGGCAAcgcggagctcaaggcgagGCACGGCTGCGTCGTGATCGGTCCGAGCGGGGAGAGGAAAGGCGAGATCCCGGGCGCGgaccgcgccgttcgcgagggcgacgaggtggcTGTCGGAAACGTAGTCGCCAGGGTGCTGGACACCCCGGGTCACACCGCGGGCCACGTCGTGTACCATTTTCCCACCGAGAAGAAGGTGTTCGTCGGGGACACCATGTTCGCGATGGGTTGCGGCAGGCTCTTCGAGGGCACCGCCGACCAGATGTGGAGCTCCATCCAGAAAATAACCGCAATGCCGCCGGACACAGAGGTGTTCTGCGCGCACGAATATACCCTGTCGAACGCCAAGTTCGCGGTGTCGGTCGAGCCCGACAACGAGGCACTGCAGGCGAGACTGAGGGAGGTGGAGGTGAAGAGGGCGAAaggggtgccgacggtgcCCACCACCGTTGCGCTGGAGCTGGCGACCAACCCCTTTTGCCGGCCCGACAGCGTCTTACTGAGGAGGACACTCGGGttggagggcgcggacgacgtggcGGTGTTCGCGGAGACGAGGAGACGGAAAGATAATTTCTAG
- a CDS encoding predicted protein has translation MESSPESPCGAPGAMTFDFHGLVDLPLECQRAIIDRLHWREVLALESTCSHLRDLVASDEHAWRVRCEMRFTPEELAVAVDDATTWRERFMRSVKRGMKAVSNARPLLDLADNTVVHFRRFEEAQRRLSGITFQDVREFIAAERSSPTLLVLAGMVECMAREPKVEPAEVVGMLKDAGCEASGKSVRLTQWLLGRLEGVGYRLRDEVVVHEGSLERLAVDNPRLFEVMLRGIQYEVRDMEVRAIGPEKKPWWAMLGTGMHISQAA, from the coding sequence ATGGAATCGAGCCCGGAGTCGCCTTGTGGCGCTCCAGGGGCGATGACTTTCGATTTCCATGGACTGGTCGACCTGCCGCTCGAGTGCCAGCGCGCCATTATTGACAGGCTGCACTGGCGGGaagtcctcgccctcgagtcAACGTGCTCCCACCTGAGAGACCTGGTCGCATCGGACGAGCATGCGTGGCGGGTGAGATGCGAGATGCGCTTCacccccgaggagctcgcggttgccgtcgacgacgcgacaaCGTGGCGCGAGCGATTTATGCGATCGGTGAAGCGCGGCATGAAGGCCGTGAGCAACGCCCGGCCGCTGCTCGACCTCGCGGACAACACGGTGGTGCACTTCAGGAGATTCGAGGAGGCGCAGAGACGCCTCTCGGGTATCACTTTTCAGGACGTGCGGgagttcatcgccgccgagcgctcCTCCCCGACCTTATTGGTGCTCGCAGGTATGGTCGAGTGCATGGCGCGCGAGCCCAAAGTCGAGCCCGCGGAGGTTGTCGGCATGCTGAAGGACGCCGGTTGCGAGGCTAGCGGAAAGAGCGTTCGACTCACGCAGTGGCTTCTGGGCCGGCTCGAGGGTGTCGGATACAGGCTACGGGACGAGGTGGTGGTCCACGAGGGTTCGCTCGAGCGGCTTGCGGTTGATAACCCGCGGCTGTTCGAGGTCATGCTGCGGGGCATACAGTACGAGGTTAGGGACATGGAAGTTCGAGCCATCGGCCCAGAGAAGAAGCCTTGGTGGGCCATGCTTGGAACCGGGATGCACATCTCGCAGGCGGCCTGA
- a CDS encoding predicted protein → MSTILNDLSAVPDGALDAVLLKSVEMPEGTPTVRGYDFEGPLDLQKMLDCMMTSGYQATQFGRCVDEVNRMLKWRLSDEPIDDTTDEEERDPAYRASLRCKIFLGFTSNLISSGVREQLRYLVKNKMIDVLVTTAGGVEEDFIKCLAPTYLGDFALKGAELRKQGLNRIGNLLVPNDNYCKFEDWIMPILDAMKKEQDETGVVWTPSKVIHRLGLEINNEESVYYWAAKMNIPVYCPALTDGSIGDMLYFHSFKSPGLVVDLVQDVRAMNDEARTVGRPKKTGMIILGGGVPKHHINNANLMRNGADFSVSINTAQEFDGSDSGAKPDEAVSWGKIRPEATPVKVHADASIMFPLLVAQTFKQNFEPKP, encoded by the coding sequence ATGAGCACGATTCTGAACGATCTCAGCGCTGTCCCCGACGgtgcgctcgacgcggttTTACTTAAGTCCGTGGAGATGCCGGAGGGAACCCCCACAGTCCGCGGGTACGACTTCGAGGGCCCGCTGGACCTGCAGAAAATGCTGGACTGCATGATGACCTCGGGGTACCAGGCGACCCAGTTTGGAAGATGTGTGGACGAGGTGAACCGGATGCTGAAGTGGCGCCTCAGCGATGAACCCATCGACGACACGACTGACGAGGAAGAGAGGGACCCGGCGTACCGCGCCTCGCTGCGGTGTAAGATCTTCCTGGGCTTCACCAGCAACCTCATCTCCAGTGGTGTCCGCGAGCAGCTCAGATACCTGGTCAAGAACAAAATGATCGACGTGCTGGTGACCACCGCGGGAGGCGTGGAAGAAGACTTCATCAAATGTCTCGCGCCAACCTACCTCGGAGATTTTGCGCTCAAGGGTGCCGAGCTTCGGAAGCAGGGCCTTAATCGAATTGGCAACCTTCTGGTGCCCAACGACAACTACTGCAAGTTCGAGGACTGGATCATGCCCATACTGGACGCGATGAAGAAGGAGCAGGATGAGACTGGTGTGGTGTGGACCCCGAGTAAGGTTATCCACAGGCTGGGCTTGGAGATTAACAATGAGGAGAGCGTATATTACTGGGCCGCAAAGATGAACATCCCGGTGTACTGCCCTGCACTTACCGACGGTAGCATCGGCGACATGCTCTATTTTCACAGCTTCAAGAGCCCCGGGTTGGTGGTGGACTTGGTCCAAGACGTTCGTGCGATgaacgacgaggcgaggacTGTGGGCAGGCCCAAGAAGACGGGCATGATCATCCTAGGCGGCGGTGTGCCCAAGCACCACATCAACAACGCCAACCTCATGAGAAATGGAGCGGATTTTTCTGTGTCGATCAACACGGCGCAGGAGTTCGACGGAAGCGACAGCGGGGCCAAGCCGGACGAGGCCGTGAGCTGGGGTAAGATTCGACCGGAGGCGACACCAGTGAAGGTgcacgcggacgcctcgATAATGTTCCCACTGCTTGTCGCGCAGACGTTCAAGCAGAATTTTGAGCCAAAGCCATAA